In Cydia strobilella chromosome 8, ilCydStro3.1, whole genome shotgun sequence, one DNA window encodes the following:
- the LOC134743372 gene encoding uncharacterized protein LOC134743372 has translation MKSEELKSFIKAIADAVSKRRPDDDVALPVFDPATSDNGAETWCNNIAELTEEFGWSSIATVAKAEYRFQSMSSSSILDIGEKVLFDDSIESIEFHPYTPYNDSFKNNDNIHICINRQDLILLPSQSQILVEGTVEKGCLLVNNGAAFLFQDIRYELNGVEIDQARNCGITSTMKGLVSYTKEMDHSLQTAGWEVGAKKIHDKFTVTIPLSHILGFAEDYKKVIMNGKHELILNRASTDVNCLDLAAVDANTVPQPPVPNGEIEITRVTWRMPVIKVSDKEKLRLMSYVERSIPVQIVPHVGAV, from the exons ATGAAGTCAGAAGAATTAAAATCTTTCATCAAGGCCATCGCGGATGCTGTATCCAAGCGTCGCCCAGACGACGACGTGGCCCTACCTGTCTTCGACCCAGCTACAAGCGACAATGGCGCAGAGACCTGGTGCAACAACATAGCTGAGCTTACAGAGGAGTTTGGATGGAGTAGCATCGCAACTGTCGCAAAAGCCG AGTATCGGTTTCAAAGTATGTCCTCGTCATCTATATTAGACATTGGTGAGAAGGTGTTATTCGACGATAGTATAGAAAGTATAGAATTTCACCCATACACTCCGTATAATGACTCTTTCAAAAATAACGACAACATCCACATTTGTATCAACCGTCAAGATCTAATTCTACTGCCGAGTCAGAGTCAAATATTAGTGGAGGGCACAGTGGAGAAAGGATGTCTACTGGTGAACAATGGTGctgcatttttatttcaagacaTTCGTTATGAATTGAACGGTGTGGAGATTGATCAAGCGAGAAACTGCGGTATCACGTCCACCATGAAGGGACTAGTCTCCTACACCAAGGAAATGGATCATAGTCTTCAGACGGCGGGGTGGGAAGTTGGCGCCAAAAAGATACATGACAAGTTTACTGTAACTATACCACTATCTCATATCTTGGGTTTCGCCGAGGACTATAAGAAGGTTATAATGAATGGGAAACACGAGTTGATATTGAATCGCGCCAGTACAGATGTAAACTGTTTAGATTTAGCAGCCGTTGATGCCAACACGGTACCGCAACCGCCGGTTCCAAATGGTGAGATTGAAATCACCCGTGTCACATGGAGGATGCCTGTCATAAAAGTATCAGACAAGGAGAAACTGCGCTTAATGTCGTATGTTGAGAGAAGCATACCGGTTCAGATAGTTCCGCACGTGGGAGCTGTATGA